The Anaerolineae bacterium sequence AGGCCGTCGTAGAAAGCGCTCCTTAGGTCGCCTTCGCGCACCTCAAAGAGGAGCAGCATCCAGCCGCCCGGGGCCAGTCCACTCCAGGCCTTGTCCACCACCGGTCGGGTGTCGCGCAGATGTTCGAACACCCAGGTGGAGACGATCAGGTCGAACGGCCCCTCGGGCAGGGAGTCTGCCGTCAGGTCCAGCTGTACCCACAGGGCATTGTCCACCCGGGCGAACCTGCGTCGCGCCTGGGCCAGCATGTCCGGCGAGACGTCCACTCCGACGTACTGGGAGAAGGGCAGCCCGAGGGCCAGCAGCGTCCCCAGATTCGCCCCCGTGCCACACCCGAGGTCCAGCACCCGCCCGCCCGATGGCAGTCTCTCGGCCAGGGCTTGGTTGAGCGCCGCGTGCGCCTCCGGATAGAGCTTCTCCCGCCAGGTGAAGGCAATACGGTCGTAGAGGCCGGCCAGGGCGTGGTAGAGCTCGGTGACGCTCACGGTCGCCACCTGCAGCACCCGCAGGCCCAACCAGACTTGGGCCAGCCCGAGGAGGCGCCTCAGCGGCCGGAGGGCCACCCCGCCGCCGAGCAGGTCCGCAGCGCCCCGGATCACCAACCACAGCCCGGCGATCCGCAGGAGCGGGCGGTCCGAGGCCACCACTACGCCACCGTCCTCTCGGCCAGCTTCACCCTCATGAGGCATCTGAGGCCGCCGCTTCGGGGCGTGGCCATGCTGCTGGCCGCCGCGCCCCATCATGACCAGGCGCATCAGAGGGCACAGAAGCAGTAGCGCCAGCGGCACTCTGCGGTGACACCCGCAGGGCCAACGCCGCCGCCAGACCCACTCTCAGCACCGCCAGGCAGACCAGCATCAGCTTCCGGTGGTTCGCCAGGTGCCTGTCGGCTTCCACCGCCTCCCCTGTGATCGCTCTCTGCCGCTCACAGCCCACATTATGCCCTTGGCCACCACGGTGTCCAGATCCGATCCGCCGAGCCGGTGCCAGGCACCACAGTCACCCGGTCTGGGCCGATTTCAGCATCCCGTCGGCGTCCGTCTCGCCCGGCCCCCCGGATGCGGCCGGGCGGGCACCCAGGTCGAATAGCGCATCCGCCAAGGCCATTTCCAGGGCCGCGGCGGGGTGGCCGCGTACCTGCACTTCCAGGGCTCGCTTGTGCTGGTGCACAATCATCAAGGCGGGAGGCGAGGCCAGGTGGTACACCAGCAGGATAGTGTAGCGGCGGGTGCAGTCCGGCGTCCCTTTGCAGGGGCACCCACGCTGGGGCAGCACCTGTAGGGCCTCGCACAGGCTGAAGGACCGGTACACCACCAGCCCCGCCGCCTCCAGCGCCCGAGTGAGCTCTCGCTCGGGCTCATCATCCGCCCCGGCCAACTTCAGCTGCCAACGCATCGCTCACCACCCATATGCCACCAGTAGCTCGTCCGTCCCGCCCAGGGAGTACGCTGGCACCCCCCTTTGCGATCGTTGCGGGCTTCGGGCAAGGGGGCCGGGCCCCCGGATGGGGGCTCCGGAGGCCCGGCTGGGGGGAAGAGACAGGCTCGGCGGCGTCACTCGTGCGGGCCAGCCAGGTCGTGCTCCGCCGTCACGAACTCACCATGCCAGGTGTGGGCGAACACATCTCCGGTGTAGCCGCTCACGCTCAACATG is a genomic window containing:
- a CDS encoding class I SAM-dependent methyltransferase codes for the protein MPLALLLLCPLMRLVMMGRGGQQHGHAPKRRPQMPHEGEAGREDGGVVVASDRPLLRIAGLWLVIRGAADLLGGGVALRPLRRLLGLAQVWLGLRVLQVATVSVTELYHALAGLYDRIAFTWREKLYPEAHAALNQALAERLPSGGRVLDLGCGTGANLGTLLALGLPFSQYVGVDVSPDMLAQARRRFARVDNALWVQLDLTADSLPEGPFDLIVSTWVFEHLRDTRPVVDKAWSGLAPGGWMLLLFEVREGDLRSAFYDGLWRVASARLIPWGEVRRYPGSLQVQTWPGRWTPAAVLIALQRPASGET